In Sorghum bicolor cultivar BTx623 chromosome 10, Sorghum_bicolor_NCBIv3, whole genome shotgun sequence, one genomic interval encodes:
- the LOC8068780 gene encoding uncharacterized protein LOC8068780 encodes MADRGYSTLTKVGLGALAFNSALAIYKSWGADATAVGFVLAADVALWLLFLCLRQFEQRGGTGRDTTKIRAAVWALTTLLTAMFASRVAPLMPTPVGAAVWVMAVATAAGGFWAFFLN; translated from the coding sequence ATGGCCGACCGAGGATACTCCACCTTGACAAAGGTAGGCTTGGGCGCCCTGGCCTTCAACTCGGCGCTGGCCATCTACAAGTCCTGGGGCGCCGACGCGACCGCCGTGGGGTTCGTGCTCGCCGCCGACGTCGCGCTGTGGCTGCTCTTCCTCTGCCTCCGTCAGTTCGAGCAGCGCGGCGGCACGGGCAGGGATACTACCAAGATCAGAGCCGCGGTGTGGGCGCTCACGACGCTCCTCACGGCCATGTTCGCGTCCAGAGTGGCGCCGCTCATGCCGACGCCGGTGGGCGCCGCCGTCTGGGTCATGGCCGTCGCCACGGCCGCAGGAGGCTTCTGGGCGTTTTTTCTCAATTGA
- the LOC110431381 gene encoding uncharacterized protein LOC110431381 encodes MPRRGKSSKPSYGRTTGSPYIHKPLPSGVPVPMCFCGDPCKVEISEDEETYRQRYWMCSNFAWEPTPKQRRSNFITPPPLCDFEQWIDTEVKGSDKRLLQGLKEWDAERAEILEKRRREEAQKREHKEEEERRRVAAAREEREKKLERVRRAKAAIDENPDAQRKGKWPRCTQ; translated from the exons ATGCCACGTCGTGGAAAAAGTAGCAAACCAAG CTATGGCCGGACGACCGGTAGTCCGTACATCCACAAGCCGCTTCCTAGCGGTGTTCCAGTACCTATGTGCTTTTGTGGTGATCCTTGCAAGGTAGAAATTTCGGAAGACGAGGAAACCTATCGGCAGAGGTATTGGATGTGTTCGAATTTTGCCTGGGAGCCTACGCCAAAACAACGCCGCAGTAACTTTATT ACCCCTCCACCATTGTGTGATTTTGAGCAGTGGATCGACACTGAGGTTAAGGGGTCCGACAAGCGGCTTCTACAAGGCCTAAAGGAGTGGGATGCAGAGCGTGCAGAGATATTAGAGAAGAGACGTAGAGAGGAAGCTCAAAAGAGGGAGcacaaggaagaggaggaaagaAGACGTGTTGCTGCGGCTCGGGAGGAGAGGGAAAAGAAGCTTGAGCGTGTGCGCCGAGCGAAGGCAGCGATTGATGAGAATCCAGATGCCCAGAGGAAGGGAAAGTGGCCTCGTTGCACTCAGTAG
- the LOC8068779 gene encoding uncharacterized protein LOC8068779, with amino-acid sequence MEQQRVAGVEEDAAGGGLGRAGAVLLTATCAAATYRAAAAGDVASVAFVIVSCGALLLLLRFLREYELLAAPPEAAVRREGLRRRVWALCTLLTAMFAWKVAGVMPWPVAAAGVWAAAAVTSAGGFVLLFRQQQRRRRL; translated from the coding sequence ATGGAGCAACAGAGAGTCGCCGGCGTTGAAGAAGACGCCGCAGGCGGCGGCCTGGGCCGCGCGGGAGCCGTCCTCCTCACCGCCACCTGCGCCGCAGCCACCTacagggcggcggcggcaggggaCGTCGCGTCCGTAGCGTTCGTGATCGTCAGCTGCGGcgcgctcctgctgctgctccgcTTCCTTCGCGAGTACGAGCTGTTGGCGGCGCCGCCGGAGGCGGCTGTCCGTAGGGAAGGGCTCAGGCGCAGGGTATGGGCGCTCTGCACGCTGCTCACCGCCATGTTCGCCTGGAAGGTTGCCGGCGTGATGCCGTGGCCCGTCGCGGCGGCGGGAGTCTGGGCCGCGGCTGCGGTGACGTCTGCTGGTGGCTTCGTTCTCCTGTTTCGTCAGCAGCAGCGTCGACGACGCCTCTGA
- the LOC110430762 gene encoding uncharacterized protein LOC110430762 produces MKSASHPHWFRSCFSFAHETSQIRTDLCLSYLLLERRPSVADGACGPRWLLAGVGDRRRTGPSTRFRCRSTPLRCLAARQLLRTSRRTHKGAVRKFAQIDLDPAHLPPLPGSPAPPALLASACSRVGCCLVFQRKDTMSASASSLLAGEENKQEAAPVRHCKGINDLNKVMLLEQRASSPPPPRATEPPPSQSPWVVHRQL; encoded by the exons ATGAAATCTGCTTCTCATCCGCACTGGTTTAGAAGCTGCTTCTCATTCGCACACGAAACTTCTCAAATCCGCACCGATCTTTGTCTCTCTTATCTTCTTCTTGAGCGGCGGCCCTCGGTGGCTGATGGCGCGTGTGGCCCCCGGTGGCTTCTGGCTGGCGTGGGGGATCGGCGGCGCACGGGCCCTTCGACCCGCTTCCGATGCCGCTCCACTCCCCTGCGCTGCCTCGCAGCTCGGCAGCTCCTCCGCACCTCCCGTCGCACTCACAAGGGCGCTGTCCGGAAATTCGCCCAAATCGACCTCGACCCAGCCCATCTGCCTCCTCTTCCAGGCTCTCCAGCTCCCCCCGCTCTGCTCGCCTCGGCGTGCAGCCGTGTTGGCTGCTGCTTGGTTTTTCAGCGGAAGGACACCATGTCGGCctcagcatcgtcgctgctggCGGGCGAGGAGAACAAGCAAGAGGCGGCGCCCGTCAGGCACTGCAAGGGCATCAACGACCTTAACAAGGTCATGCTCCTCGAG CAAAgggcgtcgtcgccgccgccgccacgggcGACTGAGCCACCCCCATCGCAATCTCCATGGGTGGTTCACAGGCAGCTGTGA
- the LOC8068778 gene encoding uncharacterized protein LOC8068778, whose product MADRQYSTLVKLSLGALIFNSALAVYNSWGDAAAVTSVLAVDAALVLLFLCLREFERGGNGRDAKTKAAVWALTALLTAMFASGVAPTIMPLAVGALVLLCLRDGPDHDRAGEEEEGGGRVNMDGQYCVLAKVGFAVLTCNTALDAYDARRDSDSAALIFVSYTLLGILTVLFVRALAHGHAAEQGQP is encoded by the coding sequence ATGGCCGACCGGCAATATTCTACCCTGGTCAAGCTAAGTTTAGGCGCCCTGATCTTCAATTCGGCACTCGCCGTCTACAACTCCTGgggcgacgccgccgccgtcacGTCCGTGCTCGCCGTGGACGCCGCGCTCGTACTGCTCTTCCTCTGCCTCCGTGAGTTCGAGCGTGGTGGCAATGGCAGGGATGCCAAGACCAAGGCCGCGGTGTGGGCGCTCACAGCGCTGCTCACGGCCATGTTCGCGTCCGGGGTGGCGCCGACGATCATGCCGCTGGCCGTCGGCGCCCTCGTCTTGCTCTGCCTCCGCGACGGCCCCGATCACGACCgcgccggagaagaagaagaaggcggcGGCAGAGTCAACATGGACGGGCAGTATTGCGTGCTTGCTAAGGTGGGCTTCGCCGTGCTGACGTGCAacacggcgctcgacgcctaCGACGCCCGCCGCGACTCCGACTCGGCGGCGCTAATTTTCGTGTCCTACACCCTCCTCGGAATCCTGACGGTCCTTTTCGTCCGTGCATTGGCCCACGGTCACGCTGCCGAGCAGGGGCAGCCATAG